A DNA window from Porphyromonas gingivalis ATCC 33277 contains the following coding sequences:
- a CDS encoding uracil-xanthine permease family protein has translation METTQLSPLRKSIVGVQFLFVAFGATVLVPLLVGLDPSTALFTAGIGTLIFHLVTKGKVPIFLGSSFAFIAPIIKATEMYGLPGALSGMVGVALVYYLMSALVKWQGVRVIQRLFPPVVIGPVIILIGLSLAGAGVDMAQSNWILATISLATAVLVTMLAKGLFKLIPIFCGIVVGYVIAVVFYEVDLNPVREAAWLSLPQFSFPKFSLPPILFMLPVAIAPVIEHIGDVYVVNTVTGKDFVKDPGLHRTLLGDGLACMVAGLLGGPPVTTYSEVTGAMALTRVTDPMVIRIAAVTGIVFSAVGKVSALLKSIPPAVLGGIMLLLFGTIASAGIANLVNHKVDMSRTRNIIIVSITLTLGIGGAVVSFGGFTMAGIGLAAIVGVVLNLILPQEQE, from the coding sequence ATGGAAACAACCCAACTCTCTCCGCTCCGAAAAAGCATCGTAGGCGTACAGTTCCTCTTTGTTGCTTTCGGAGCTACTGTTTTAGTGCCCCTCCTTGTGGGTTTAGACCCTTCGACAGCCCTATTTACGGCCGGCATCGGTACATTGATTTTTCATTTGGTGACGAAAGGAAAGGTGCCTATTTTTCTTGGTAGTAGTTTTGCCTTTATCGCTCCTATTATCAAGGCTACGGAGATGTATGGGCTGCCCGGTGCTCTTTCGGGTATGGTCGGTGTGGCATTGGTTTATTATCTGATGAGTGCTTTGGTCAAGTGGCAGGGAGTACGTGTGATCCAACGTTTGTTCCCGCCTGTAGTCATCGGCCCTGTCATTATCCTGATCGGACTTTCGCTTGCCGGAGCCGGAGTGGATATGGCACAATCCAACTGGATACTGGCTACTATATCGCTTGCTACCGCCGTGCTAGTAACTATGCTGGCCAAGGGGCTTTTCAAGCTGATTCCCATCTTCTGCGGTATAGTGGTAGGCTATGTGATAGCCGTTGTTTTCTATGAGGTCGATCTGAATCCTGTTCGTGAGGCTGCGTGGTTGAGCCTGCCTCAGTTTTCTTTCCCCAAGTTCTCTCTTCCTCCCATCCTCTTTATGTTGCCTGTGGCCATTGCTCCCGTGATAGAACATATCGGCGATGTCTATGTGGTAAATACGGTGACAGGAAAAGATTTTGTAAAAGATCCGGGGCTGCATCGTACCCTCTTGGGCGATGGTTTGGCCTGTATGGTAGCAGGTCTGTTGGGAGGGCCTCCCGTGACTACTTATTCGGAAGTAACCGGAGCCATGGCCCTAACTCGTGTGACGGATCCGATGGTGATTCGTATAGCAGCCGTGACGGGAATTGTTTTCTCAGCTGTAGGTAAGGTCAGTGCCTTGCTCAAATCCATCCCTCCTGCCGTTCTCGGTGGTATCATGCTGCTCCTATTCGGTACGATAGCTTCGGCCGGCATTGCCAATCTGGTCAATCATAAAGTGGATATGAGTCGGACACGTAATATTATTATAGTGTCCATCACTCTTACGCTCGGTATCGGCGGAGCAGTCGTTTCGTTCGGTGGATTTACGATGGCCGGTATCGGTTTGGCTGCCATAGTAGGGGTAGTACTCAATCTGATCTTGCCCCAAGAGCAGGAGTAA
- a CDS encoding Lrp/AsnC family transcriptional regulator, which produces MERLDKLDRRILSIISNNARMPFKDVAEECGVSRAAVHQRVQRMIEMGVITGSGYRINPKSLGFRTCTYVGVRLEKASMYKDVLPHLYNIPEIVECHYTTGPYSLLIKLFAIDNDHLMDILNSTIQEIPGIVSTETLISLAEGFNRGIKIPEGEQ; this is translated from the coding sequence ATGGAAAGGTTAGACAAACTCGACAGGCGAATCCTGAGCATTATCTCCAATAATGCCCGTATGCCGTTCAAAGATGTTGCAGAAGAATGCGGCGTATCGCGTGCTGCCGTTCACCAGCGCGTACAAAGAATGATCGAAATGGGAGTTATTACAGGTTCGGGCTATCGTATCAACCCGAAGTCTTTGGGTTTCAGAACATGTACTTACGTAGGCGTTCGTCTGGAGAAAGCCTCGATGTACAAGGATGTACTCCCCCATCTGTACAACATTCCGGAGATCGTGGAGTGCCACTATACGACAGGACCCTACTCTTTGCTGATCAAGCTCTTCGCCATCGACAATGACCACCTGATGGATATCTTGAATTCGACCATCCAAGAAATCCCCGGTATCGTCTCTACAGAAACGCTGATCTCTCTGGCTGAAGGATTCAATCGTGGCATCAAGATACCCGAAGGGGAGCAATAA
- the xseA gene encoding exodeoxyribonuclease VII large subunit, translated as MPSYTLTQLASAVRNCLESGFPGRYWVSAETSGVRVGISGHCYLELLDKDTSGSQVTARMKAMIWASDYATLSGRFQRETGETFDSGLHVLVLVSVSYHEQYGLSLRILDIDPSYTMGAMARKRKEIIEELRRQGLYDLNRSLSLPRPTQRIAIVSSGAAAGYEDFIAHLSHSAEHFCFYPVLFQAVMQGAQTEASVLGALERIAYHRDSFDVVVIIRGGGAVSELAAFDSLAIGQACARFPLPILTGIGHDRDETVVDLVAYRSLKTPTAVADFLVNCQREEWKLIDDLRSRAAEGLRMMMMYCHERLIQLSLRTPAILKSSVREEHHRIKSVEDRIRLAAKQRIAFGLQQLQIASRSLPAMMKSELKQNTGRLDQVAARLPLLVTANLKNYNRRLETNEQAIRLLHPNATLRRGFAIVLKDGKAIRSHSELHKGDRLVAQFADGSVSAVVDQPQKGKR; from the coding sequence ATGCCGTCCTATACGCTTACCCAATTAGCCTCTGCTGTCCGGAATTGTCTCGAAAGCGGATTCCCCGGACGCTATTGGGTCAGTGCAGAGACCAGTGGTGTCCGCGTAGGCATATCGGGACATTGCTACCTGGAGTTGCTGGACAAGGATACATCCGGCTCTCAAGTAACAGCTCGTATGAAAGCCATGATATGGGCTTCGGACTATGCCACATTATCAGGACGCTTTCAGAGAGAAACGGGCGAAACATTCGATTCCGGTCTCCACGTTCTGGTACTGGTAAGTGTATCCTACCATGAGCAATATGGACTAAGCCTCCGCATTCTGGACATAGACCCCTCCTACACAATGGGGGCTATGGCTCGCAAACGCAAAGAGATCATCGAAGAACTGCGCCGGCAAGGTCTATACGACCTCAATCGCAGCCTGTCCCTACCCCGCCCCACCCAACGCATTGCCATAGTCTCATCCGGTGCAGCTGCCGGCTACGAAGATTTCATCGCACACCTTAGTCATTCGGCCGAGCATTTCTGTTTCTATCCCGTCCTCTTCCAAGCCGTGATGCAAGGAGCACAAACCGAAGCATCGGTGTTGGGAGCTTTGGAGCGCATCGCATATCACCGGGATTCTTTCGATGTAGTGGTCATCATTCGCGGAGGAGGAGCAGTGAGCGAACTGGCAGCTTTCGACTCGCTTGCCATCGGACAAGCATGTGCACGCTTCCCCCTCCCTATCCTTACCGGCATCGGACACGACAGGGACGAGACGGTGGTGGATCTGGTAGCTTATCGTTCGCTCAAGACACCTACGGCTGTGGCCGATTTTCTTGTAAACTGCCAGCGCGAAGAGTGGAAATTGATCGACGACCTTCGCTCCCGTGCTGCCGAAGGACTTCGAATGATGATGATGTACTGCCACGAACGGCTGATTCAGCTATCGCTCCGCACACCGGCCATACTGAAATCATCTGTTCGTGAAGAACACCATCGGATAAAGTCCGTAGAAGATCGTATCCGATTAGCCGCTAAACAGCGGATCGCCTTCGGACTTCAGCAACTCCAAATAGCAAGCCGCAGCCTGCCGGCCATGATGAAGAGCGAACTGAAACAAAATACGGGTCGATTGGATCAGGTAGCCGCCCGACTGCCTTTATTGGTGACAGCCAATCTGAAGAACTACAATCGACGCCTCGAAACCAACGAACAGGCCATCCGCCTGTTGCACCCCAATGCTACCCTACGCCGCGGCTTCGCCATCGTTCTGAAAGACGGCAAAGCCATTCGCTCCCACTCGGAGCTACACAAGGGCGATCGCCTCGTCGCACAATTTGCAGACGGATCTGTATCAGCCGTTGTAGACCAACCTCAAAAGGGGAAACGCTAA
- a CDS encoding adenosylcobalamin-dependent ribonucleoside-diphosphate reductase has product MSRKTYTFDEAYKASLAYFDGDELAAKVWVMKYALKDAQGNIYEKSPVDMHKRIASEIARIEKKYPNPLSEKELFDLFDHFRYIVPQGSPMTGIGNDFQIASLSNCFVVGLDGDADSYGAIIRIDEEQVQLMKRRGGVGHDLSHIRPKGSPVKNSALTSTGLVPFMERYSNSTREVAQDGRRGALMLSVSIKHPDSESFIDAKMTEGKVTGANVSVKIDDEFMRAVVEGKPYKQQYPIDAKEPKWEKEIDARTLWGKIIHNAWKSAEPGVLFWDTIIRESVPDCYADLGFRTVSTNPCGEIPLCPYDSCRLLAINLYSYVKNPFTSEASFDFELFRNHVVLAQRIMDDIIDLEAEKIEQILSKIDSDPESEEVKTSERNLWHKIRRKTLAGRRTGVGITAEGDMLAAMGFRYGSDEATQFAEEVQKTLALCAYSSSVTMAKERGAFELFDAKREENNPFIARIREADPWLYEEMKQYGRRNIACLTIAPTGSTSLMTQTSSGIEPVFMPVYKRRRKVNPSDKNVQIDYVDEVGDSFEEFVVYHHNFVTWMRTNGYDPDRKYTNEEIDDLVARSPYYKATANDVDWVAKVKMQGRIQQWVDHSISVTINLPSDVTEELVNTLYVEAWKSGCKGCTVYRDGSRSGVLITDKPKKKDKKEEPAALQTTVQSMLISRPRELEAEVVRFQNNREKWIAFVGLKDGRPYEIFTGIADDDEGIMVPKSVTHGKIIKNRDENGERHYDFQFCNKKGFKVTIEGLDSKFNPEYWNYAKLISGVLRYGMPIEQVVHLVQGMSLNDESINTWKNGVERALKRYLPNGTTLSGQVCPSCGQETLVYQEGCLLCTSCGASKCG; this is encoded by the coding sequence ATGTCACGCAAAACGTACACATTCGACGAGGCATACAAAGCCTCGCTTGCCTATTTTGATGGCGATGAGCTTGCCGCCAAAGTATGGGTAATGAAGTATGCGCTGAAAGATGCCCAAGGGAATATCTACGAAAAGAGCCCTGTGGATATGCACAAGCGTATAGCCTCCGAAATAGCTCGCATCGAGAAAAAGTATCCCAATCCTCTTTCCGAAAAAGAGCTGTTCGATCTCTTCGATCACTTCCGCTACATCGTGCCTCAGGGAAGTCCGATGACCGGTATCGGCAACGACTTTCAGATAGCCTCCCTCTCCAACTGCTTCGTTGTCGGTTTGGATGGTGATGCCGATTCATATGGAGCTATCATTCGCATCGATGAAGAGCAGGTACAGCTGATGAAACGCCGCGGAGGCGTAGGGCACGACCTCTCCCACATTCGCCCGAAAGGTTCGCCCGTGAAGAACTCTGCCCTCACGTCCACCGGCCTGGTTCCTTTCATGGAACGCTACTCCAACAGTACGCGCGAAGTAGCTCAGGACGGCCGTCGCGGTGCACTTATGCTGTCCGTATCCATCAAGCATCCCGATTCCGAATCCTTCATCGATGCCAAAATGACCGAAGGCAAGGTGACGGGAGCCAACGTATCGGTGAAGATCGACGATGAATTCATGCGTGCCGTTGTCGAAGGCAAGCCCTATAAACAACAGTACCCCATCGATGCCAAAGAACCGAAGTGGGAGAAAGAGATCGATGCGCGTACCCTCTGGGGCAAAATCATCCACAACGCTTGGAAGTCGGCCGAACCCGGTGTACTCTTCTGGGATACGATCATCCGCGAATCGGTACCCGATTGCTATGCCGATCTGGGCTTCCGTACAGTCTCCACCAACCCCTGTGGTGAGATCCCTCTCTGCCCCTACGATAGCTGCCGACTGCTCGCTATCAACCTCTATTCCTACGTAAAGAACCCATTCACGAGCGAAGCCTCCTTCGACTTCGAGCTTTTCCGTAACCACGTCGTTTTGGCACAGCGCATCATGGACGACATCATCGACCTCGAAGCCGAAAAGATCGAACAGATCCTAAGCAAGATAGACAGTGACCCCGAAAGCGAAGAAGTCAAGACCTCGGAGCGTAACCTCTGGCACAAGATCCGTCGCAAGACCCTTGCCGGTCGTCGTACAGGCGTAGGTATCACCGCCGAAGGCGATATGCTCGCTGCGATGGGATTCCGCTACGGTTCGGACGAAGCCACCCAATTCGCCGAAGAGGTACAGAAGACCCTCGCACTCTGCGCCTATAGCAGCTCTGTGACCATGGCCAAGGAGCGCGGCGCCTTCGAACTGTTCGATGCCAAGCGCGAAGAGAACAATCCCTTTATAGCCCGTATACGCGAAGCCGACCCATGGCTGTACGAAGAGATGAAGCAGTACGGACGACGCAATATCGCCTGCCTTACCATAGCTCCTACCGGTTCCACCAGTCTGATGACGCAGACTTCCTCCGGTATCGAGCCGGTATTCATGCCGGTCTACAAGCGTCGCAGAAAGGTGAATCCGAGCGACAAGAACGTACAGATCGACTATGTGGACGAAGTGGGCGACAGCTTCGAAGAGTTCGTTGTCTACCACCACAACTTCGTCACTTGGATGCGCACCAACGGTTACGACCCCGACCGCAAATACACGAACGAAGAGATCGACGACCTCGTGGCCCGTTCGCCCTACTACAAGGCCACGGCCAACGATGTGGACTGGGTAGCCAAGGTGAAGATGCAGGGACGCATCCAGCAGTGGGTAGACCACTCCATCAGCGTAACCATCAACCTCCCCTCCGATGTCACCGAAGAGCTGGTCAATACCCTGTATGTGGAAGCATGGAAGAGCGGCTGCAAGGGCTGTACTGTCTATCGCGACGGTTCGCGCAGTGGCGTCCTTATCACTGACAAGCCGAAGAAGAAAGACAAGAAAGAGGAGCCGGCAGCTCTCCAGACCACAGTACAAAGCATGCTCATCTCCCGTCCGCGCGAATTGGAAGCAGAGGTCGTTCGCTTCCAAAACAATCGCGAGAAGTGGATCGCTTTCGTTGGCCTCAAGGATGGACGTCCTTACGAGATCTTCACCGGTATAGCCGATGACGACGAAGGTATCATGGTACCGAAGAGCGTTACCCACGGCAAGATAATCAAGAACAGGGACGAAAACGGCGAACGACACTACGACTTCCAGTTCTGCAACAAGAAAGGCTTCAAGGTAACCATCGAAGGCTTGGACAGCAAGTTCAATCCCGAATACTGGAACTACGCCAAGCTCATCTCGGGCGTCTTGCGCTACGGTATGCCTATCGAGCAGGTGGTACATCTCGTACAGGGCATGTCGCTGAACGACGAATCCATCAATACATGGAAGAACGGCGTGGAGCGCGCCCTGAAACGTTACCTCCCCAATGGTACCACCCTCTCGGGACAGGTATGTCCGAGTTGCGGTCAGGAGACATTGGTTTATCAGGAAGGCTGCCTGCTATGCACCAGTTGCGGAGCTTCCAAATGCGGATAA
- a CDS encoding tetratricopeptide repeat protein has translation MITTLSEYALKAAIKIGLNIHSFHRSEVDEQIRSAFEYAINDWSKHDVGITTRINLKQALEAYAQSPASFESTDQETQDFIACFEKRLAESKHQAAYNYLSRLENREQHTQIMATIKEKDLDPRDIERYLKQLPIKEGQAKADKAIEDLYQSREIELPLRETLQIIVRNLFEHSAELLHEIEELKKSGNTLLADTLESIRQVVIGKSDNSLTRIYEEYEEKRNEEFIKVLRELIEAAKTKFSFDEACNFYEKLIAIERSLKNLFGYAHLLHSLNDFTKAKQYYEEVLNVYKERAKKDTETYNPGLAMTLNNLGLLLSDNNETKQAQVCYQEALDIYRELAKKNPQAYNPYLAMTLNNLANLLSKNNELKQAKDCYQEALDIYRELAKKNPQAYNPDLAGTLNNLGLLLSNNNETKQTQIYYQEALEIYRELAKKNPQANNPDLAETLNNLGVLLSNNNEIKQAQNYYQEALDIYRELAKKNPQAYNPDLAGTLNNLGLLLSNNNETKQAQIYYQEALEIYRALATKKPQAYNPDLAMTLNNLGLLLSNNNETKQAQIYYQEALDIYRELAKKNPQAYNPYLAMTLNNLGALFHKHNEPKQAKDYYQEALEKRRALAKKNPQAYNPDLALTLNNLAVLYYQINNRKEAEQAYKEALTLREILAKNNPSAYEIYYVQMLTFGIFCLGKDPKDIEQIKATLQKYPDSSRAKELLEKIKSWEEENPKA, from the coding sequence ATGATTACAACATTAAGCGAGTATGCATTAAAAGCAGCTATTAAAATCGGCTTGAATATCCACAGTTTTCATCGTTCTGAAGTCGATGAGCAGATCCGATCCGCTTTCGAATATGCCATAAACGATTGGTCGAAACACGATGTGGGAATAACCACACGAATCAACTTAAAACAAGCATTAGAGGCCTATGCCCAAAGCCCGGCTTCATTCGAATCGACGGATCAAGAAACACAAGATTTTATTGCCTGTTTTGAGAAACGGCTTGCTGAATCCAAACACCAAGCAGCTTACAACTACTTGTCCCGATTGGAGAATAGAGAGCAACATACCCAAATCATGGCAACCATCAAAGAAAAAGACCTTGATCCACGGGATATTGAACGATACTTGAAACAACTGCCAATCAAAGAAGGTCAAGCAAAAGCTGACAAGGCCATAGAAGATTTATACCAAAGCCGTGAAATAGAACTCCCTTTGCGCGAGACATTGCAAATCATAGTCCGAAATCTGTTCGAACACTCGGCCGAGTTATTACATGAAATAGAGGAGTTGAAGAAAAGCGGAAATACTCTATTAGCCGATACTTTAGAATCCATCCGGCAAGTAGTGATCGGCAAAAGCGACAACAGCCTCACTCGGATTTACGAAGAGTATGAAGAAAAAAGGAATGAAGAGTTTATTAAGGTTTTAAGGGAGCTAATCGAAGCAGCCAAGACCAAGTTTTCATTTGACGAGGCTTGCAATTTCTATGAGAAGCTGATCGCGATTGAACGATCTCTCAAAAACCTCTTCGGCTATGCCCACCTACTACATTCTCTCAATGACTTCACCAAAGCCAAACAATATTATGAAGAAGTCTTAAATGTATACAAAGAACGAGCGAAGAAGGATACCGAGACCTATAATCCCGGCTTGGCCATGACATTGAACAATCTGGGTCTCTTGCTCAGCGATAACAACGAAACAAAGCAAGCCCAAGTCTGTTATCAAGAGGCCTTGGATATATACAGAGAACTCGCAAAGAAAAATCCTCAGGCCTATAATCCCTACTTGGCTATGACATTGAACAATCTGGCAAACTTACTCAGCAAGAACAATGAGCTCAAGCAAGCAAAAGACTGTTATCAAGAGGCCTTGGATATATACAGAGAACTCGCAAAGAAAAATCCTCAGGCCTATAATCCGGATTTGGCTGGGACATTGAACAATCTGGGTCTCTTACTCAGCAATAACAACGAAACAAAGCAAACCCAAATCTATTATCAAGAGGCCTTGGAGATATACAGAGAACTCGCAAAGAAAAATCCTCAGGCCAATAATCCAGACTTGGCTGAGACATTGAACAATCTAGGCGTCTTGCTCAGCAATAACAATGAGATAAAACAAGCCCAAAACTATTATCAAGAAGCCTTGGATATATATAGAGAACTCGCAAAGAAAAATCCTCAGGCCTATAATCCGGACTTGGCAGGGACATTGAATAATCTGGGCCTCTTGCTCAGCAATAACAACGAAACAAAGCAAGCTCAAATCTATTATCAAGAGGCCTTGGAGATATACAGAGCACTCGCTACGAAAAAACCTCAGGCCTATAATCCGGACTTGGCCATGACATTGAACAATCTGGGGCTCTTGCTCAGCAATAACAACGAAACAAAGCAAGCCCAAATCTATTATCAAGAGGCCTTAGATATATACAGAGAACTCGCAAAGAAAAATCCTCAGGCCTATAATCCCTACTTGGCTATGACATTGAACAATCTGGGGGCCTTATTCCACAAACACAATGAGCCGAAGCAAGCAAAAGACTACTATCAAGAGGCCTTGGAGAAAAGGAGAGCACTCGCAAAGAAAAATCCCCAAGCCTATAATCCGGACTTGGCCTTAACATTGAACAATCTGGCTGTTTTATACTACCAAATCAATAATCGAAAAGAGGCAGAACAAGCATATAAAGAAGCTCTTACGCTAAGAGAAATTTTGGCAAAAAACAATCCATCAGCCTATGAAATATACTATGTGCAGATGCTAACCTTTGGAATATTTTGTTTAGGAAAAGATCCAAAGGACATAGAACAAATAAAGGCAACACTACAGAAATACCCTGACAGTAGTCGAGCAAAAGAATTGCTTGAAAAAATAAAAAGCTGGGAAGAAGAGAATCCAAAAGCGTAA
- a CDS encoding valine--tRNA ligase, whose amino-acid sequence MEIASKYNPEEVESKWYNYWMEYGCFISVPDGRKPYTVVIPPPNVTGVLHMGHMLNNTIQDILVRRARMKGYNACWVPGTDHASIATEAKVVGRLAAQGISKQDLGREEFLRHAWDWTHEHGGIILEQLKRLGASCDWTRTAFTMDESRSESVIKVFVDLYNKGLIYRGIRVVNWDPKALTALSDEEVIYKETNGKLYYLRYFVENEPDKYIIVATTRPETIMGDTAVCVNPNDERYRWLRGKRVIVPTVGRAVPIIEDEYVDMEFGTGCLKVTPAHDVNDYMLGQKHRLESIDIFHDNGILNEHGGPYAGMDRFDVRKKIEQDLIDAGLMERVENYVNKVGYSERTDVPIEPKLSMQWFLQMESLAKSALDAVMNDEIKLHPAKFKNTYRHWMENVKDWCISRQLWWGHRIPAYYLPDGSIVVAETAEKAVELARKQTGSDSLTAEDLRQDSDSLDTWFSSWLWPISVFGDVMDPENEELDYYYPTSDLVTAPDILFFWVARMIMAGYEYRGKKPFDNVYLTGIVRDGQGRKMSKSLGNSPDPIMLMEKYGADGVRMGLMMAAPAGNDVLFDESLSEQGRNFCNKIWNAFRLVKGWQQAETATQPEASALAVKWFGYRLDEVKTELDDLFSKYRLSEALTLVYKLFWDDFSSWYLEMVKPAYGQPMDAKTYGSTIGFFDQLLRLLHPFMPFITEELWHALASRHDGETIMLCLLPDAHETDRDFLQAFDRTREIIAAIRNIRTGKNVPFKEKLTLEAGNEHDASFDAVIIKMGNLEAINRVEEKTSGSTSFLIGTLEYAIPMGALIDVEEEIKKLSDELAYQEKFLASVMKKLGNESFVAKAPQAVIELEQKKKSDAEARIATLRDSLNQLQSTK is encoded by the coding sequence ATGGAAATAGCGAGCAAGTACAACCCCGAAGAGGTAGAATCGAAATGGTATAACTACTGGATGGAATATGGCTGTTTCATCTCCGTTCCCGATGGACGAAAGCCATATACCGTGGTGATCCCCCCACCCAACGTGACGGGAGTACTCCACATGGGGCATATGCTCAACAATACGATTCAGGACATCCTCGTACGCCGTGCCCGTATGAAAGGGTACAACGCCTGCTGGGTGCCGGGTACAGACCATGCCTCCATAGCCACTGAAGCGAAGGTGGTAGGCCGATTGGCTGCTCAGGGTATCAGCAAGCAGGATCTCGGCCGAGAGGAGTTTCTCCGTCATGCATGGGACTGGACCCACGAGCACGGAGGCATCATCCTCGAACAGCTCAAGCGTTTGGGAGCGTCCTGCGACTGGACACGGACGGCCTTCACGATGGACGAATCCCGCTCCGAGAGCGTAATCAAGGTGTTCGTGGATCTCTACAACAAAGGACTGATCTACCGCGGCATACGGGTGGTGAACTGGGATCCGAAAGCACTGACTGCCCTCTCGGACGAAGAGGTGATCTACAAAGAAACAAACGGCAAGCTCTACTATCTGCGCTATTTCGTAGAGAACGAACCGGACAAATATATAATAGTAGCGACGACTCGCCCCGAAACCATCATGGGAGATACGGCCGTCTGCGTGAATCCGAACGACGAACGCTACCGCTGGCTTCGAGGCAAACGGGTGATAGTGCCCACCGTAGGGCGTGCAGTACCCATCATCGAAGACGAATATGTGGATATGGAGTTCGGTACGGGATGTCTGAAAGTAACACCTGCACACGATGTCAATGACTATATGCTCGGTCAGAAACACCGGCTCGAAAGCATAGACATATTCCACGACAACGGCATTCTCAACGAACATGGCGGCCCGTACGCCGGTATGGACCGATTCGATGTGCGTAAGAAGATCGAACAAGACCTGATCGATGCCGGTCTGATGGAGCGAGTGGAGAACTACGTAAACAAGGTAGGCTACTCCGAGCGTACCGATGTACCCATCGAACCGAAGCTCTCGATGCAGTGGTTCCTGCAGATGGAAAGTCTGGCCAAATCGGCTCTCGATGCCGTGATGAACGATGAGATCAAACTACATCCGGCCAAATTCAAGAACACCTACCGCCACTGGATGGAGAACGTGAAGGACTGGTGCATCAGCCGACAACTCTGGTGGGGGCATCGTATCCCTGCCTACTACCTGCCGGACGGAAGTATCGTAGTGGCGGAGACGGCCGAAAAAGCCGTGGAACTGGCACGTAAGCAAACGGGATCGGACTCGCTCACAGCAGAGGATCTGCGACAGGACAGCGACTCGCTGGATACGTGGTTCTCCTCATGGCTATGGCCGATAAGCGTATTCGGCGATGTGATGGATCCGGAGAACGAAGAACTGGACTACTACTATCCCACGAGCGACCTCGTAACGGCTCCGGACATTCTCTTCTTCTGGGTAGCCCGTATGATCATGGCAGGCTATGAATACCGTGGCAAGAAACCCTTCGACAACGTATATCTGACCGGTATCGTGCGCGATGGTCAGGGTAGAAAGATGTCCAAGAGCCTCGGCAACTCGCCGGATCCGATCATGCTGATGGAGAAATACGGTGCCGACGGAGTACGCATGGGACTGATGATGGCCGCTCCGGCCGGCAACGATGTGCTCTTCGACGAATCGCTCTCGGAGCAGGGACGTAACTTCTGCAATAAGATATGGAATGCCTTCCGCCTCGTAAAAGGATGGCAGCAGGCAGAAACGGCCACGCAGCCCGAAGCCTCGGCTCTGGCCGTGAAATGGTTCGGGTATCGTCTCGATGAGGTGAAGACGGAGTTGGACGATCTCTTCTCCAAGTACCGTCTGAGCGAGGCACTGACACTGGTTTACAAGCTGTTCTGGGACGACTTCTCCTCCTGGTATCTGGAGATGGTGAAGCCGGCATACGGTCAGCCGATGGATGCGAAGACCTACGGCAGTACGATCGGATTCTTCGATCAGCTGCTGCGTTTGCTCCATCCCTTCATGCCTTTTATCACAGAAGAGCTATGGCATGCACTCGCATCGCGTCACGATGGCGAGACCATCATGCTCTGCCTCCTGCCCGATGCACATGAGACGGACAGGGACTTCCTGCAAGCCTTCGACCGTACACGGGAGATCATAGCTGCCATTCGCAATATCCGCACCGGCAAGAACGTTCCTTTCAAGGAAAAGCTGACGCTCGAAGCAGGAAACGAACACGATGCCTCTTTCGATGCCGTCATCATCAAAATGGGCAACCTTGAAGCCATCAACCGAGTGGAAGAAAAGACAAGCGGCTCTACCTCTTTCCTGATCGGTACACTGGAATACGCCATCCCGATGGGCGCATTGATCGACGTGGAGGAGGAGATCAAGAAGTTGTCCGACGAACTGGCCTATCAGGAGAAATTCCTCGCTTCGGTCATGAAGAAGCTCGGCAACGAAAGCTTTGTGGCCAAGGCTCCGCAAGCTGTCATAGAACTGGAGCAAAAGAAGAAAAGCGATGCCGAAGCGCGAATCGCCACACTTCGAGACAGTCTGAATCAGTTGCAATCGACCAAATAA